One window of Vespula pensylvanica isolate Volc-1 chromosome 13, ASM1446617v1, whole genome shotgun sequence genomic DNA carries:
- the LOC122633846 gene encoding 1-phosphatidylinositol 3-phosphate 5-kinase isoform X1 yields the protein MNKNMNSPSKLTEFAPLSPEESQPVVASLFSKFFSFARSPQNADDSITSPNNDEQSSSDSDSWKQLQSTEKTPEEDSSSIINFPLDTHEGRSLPSVLKRIRNIVASKSSNLRSYKDSQLRSYWMPDSVSKQCYECGERFTTFRRRHHCRVCGQIFCSKCCSDQIPGKIMGCTGDLRVCTYCCKVVLSYLQSSDMRSDLSADLKALQEDLQVKYGNDSPPLTQKNSSECTEGETSICRKPSVGYMEEKYAVGRSTNSYLTSQECSLALQNSTSLRMVYEELFRSSQAILLQTHRIRLKSYHNCFIASELVNWMIAQNKAATRVQATAIGQALLEAGFIEPITSENVFSDTAAIFKPVQLSQMQSTDLLTENQATCDAQEPAWVNTIPQHDSTTDSESESKPSNSVQQTSGRLPSSSSSFYLDLNLEASTVTLKRPTSEDLTTISIDSNDGVIEQKEVNLKSHECNFKVSDDLLSDTFQVQEIKEKSGWHKMTNLRTAFGEMSAYNCLTSVYKQHEDSLIKQLLNKEGLSQIWSEVILNIAHQIVDHVKPDLNHNADDLDIRHYVQIKKCTGGSRDDCEIVSGVVCTKNVAHRGMNAMIAHPKILLLQCGLMYQRVEGKLLSLEPVMMQENEYLGHTVARITALGPDIVLVHRSVSRLAQDRLRECGVTLILNVKLSVLERIARCTGANIVKTVDAHISARYMLGTCKKFYLRNFPNDRKGIKTLMYFEGCANAHLGSTILLRGGSLPELKKVKNVTSMMIFAAYSWRLEKSFLMDEFARPPSPKDNSFLDETLFKKNTSDSDNSEQLLGTKRKDDVETSPNVENNESIDTKENTKLSQIYDNRNISSNGQSIDNTYPNNRNASVKDEDMENPNGNDNLLNSVALKQISSLLNEDCDPYDTLKLFKTKIRSNRNDSKILDQSSRNAVRDDSNLNVTLSTVGDNTDMIQNDLSNSGNNPDLKLEEQSNVPRCVEEKRIYGESISDHSDPLHQYLNEDEEDVFDQTSPNGQCLSVADLPLLNKFKKALEGTILSMSPYLKFSVPYLETEPGRNCVLRTFFPREIFYSEQFLDKTKETRTSSVSVEHNVPDKPLLNLKLKPRHPFTEAKLTTDVESKEVQALLAHFRACGSRLYPTNNVVIEKQQQSVQVETTEPKSTWPDCLDPVNHQRLSVLFCSLSHTGNNTPSFCVYPWTVNMDLYGRNDIALGCFLERYCLTSEYKCRAKTCRAQIAQHVRRFAHDGGCVRIGLREMNSEPFGQENTNQILMWSKCIKCKSVSPVVPMSDDTWSLSFAKYLELRFHGSAYTRRGADNCQHSLHHDHYQYFTRKNMLAVFKYTKISQWEISLPPPVINIIYDPKQHANVIEEMKSLALKGDDVFTCIREKLSSLQTDIESINAAKQQMMKDQQYFKNKIEEIQLKLTSPTLENKKLEGKISEKQVQALMYRIEDGIVILKRLISEAVSTWNTRILEISTKKKDERTRKFTERSMTTGSSGMIDTDGYITEDTASESQLEDLSPMSADYNAVDAIAVIQNDLQSIDIMENSDNEIPEISNPEDIIIVQGSPKMHQRSYSDVLPLTSEDMPDKKKKKKTILSQLLPSIPVTQPIANPLGPLEHTLLPLGSLVPVVVYESELSSIIAYALDSHDYKHSLQELLRVTKGPELNSSPLYKRKFSENKENSSELTQSGDFKRPSVLSFLRGNSPNPASPIESDKNVSSVDSTVQNVNVSTETDEDKKQIKQQNYIEVQFNDTTTNFYCRIYFAAQFAALRENVLPCGEDGYIRSLSRTVQWIARGGKSGSAFCKSRDDRFIIKEMSKLEMQIFLRFAPNYFAYMEKCQQMKQPTLLGKIVGVYRVSFKNDTTNNGIRTSVLVMENLFYNREITDKFDLKGSIRNRLVNPDDIDHEGELVLLDENLLNMSCDSPLYIRSHSKVVLNKAIKSDTKFLADNSVMDYSLLVGLEPSSGELVLGIIDYIRTFTWDKKLETMVKKSGILGGQGKLPTIISPEEYRARFIAAMHRYFLPVPDRWSDLGKGVETI from the exons atgaataagaatATGAACTCACCGTCAAAGTTGACGGAATTTGCTCCGTTAAGTCCGGAGGAAAGTCAACCTGTTGTTGCTTCACTTTTTTCCAAATTCTTCAGCTTCGCCAGGA GTCCACAAAATGCTGATGATTCCATTACCTCTCCTAATAATGACGAACAAAGTTCGTCTGATTCTGATTCTTGGAAGCAATTGCAAAGTACAGAAAAGACACCAGAAGAAGATAGTTctagtataattaattttccattAGATACGCACGAGGGTCGTAGTTTACCAAGTGTTTTGAAACGTATAAGAAATATCGTAGCTTCCAAGAGCAGt aatttGAGGTCATATAAAGATTCTCAACTTAGGAGTTACTGGATGCCAGATAGTGTAAGCAAACAATGTTACGAATGCGGTGAAAGATTTACAACTTTTCGTAGAAGACATCACTGTCGTGTTTGTGGACAAATATTTTGTTCAAAATGTTGTTCTGATCAAATTCCAGGAAAAATTATGGGATGTACCG GTGACCTCAGAGTATGTACATACTGTTGCAAAGTGGTTTTGTCATATTTGCAGTCATCAGATATGAGAAGCGATTTATCGGCAGATCTTAAAGCATTGCAGGAAGATCTCCAAGTCAAATACGGTAACGATTCACCGCCTTTAACTCAAAAAAACTCATCTGAATGTACGGAAGGTGAAACTTCTATTTGTAGAAAACCAAGCGTTGGTTACATGGAAGAAAAATACGCTGTTGGACG ATCAACGAATAGTTATTTAACGTCGCAAGAATGTTCACTTGCCCTTCAAAATTCAACGTCGCTAAGAATGGTTTATGAAGAGTTATTCAGATCAAGCCAAgcaattttattacaaacacacagaattcgtttgaaaagcTATCATAATTGTTTCATAGCAAGTGAATTAGTAAATTGGATGATAGCACAGAATAAAGCAGCAACCag GGTACAAGCTACTGCTATAGGTCAAGCATTACTCGAAGCAGGCTTTATAGAACCTATTACTTCTGAAAACGTTTTTAGCGATACCGCAGCAATATTTAAACCAGTCCAATTATCTCAAATGCAAAGTACAGATTTATTAACGGAAAATCAGGCTACTTGCGATGCGCAAGAACCTGCTTGGGTAAATACTATACCTCAACACGATTCAACCACAg ATTCTGAAAGCGAATCAAAACCATCTAATTCGGTTCAACAAACTAGTGGTCGTTTGCCATCCTCAAGTTCAAGTTTTTATTTAGACTTGAATCTAGAAGCATCGACTGTTACATTGAAAAGGCCAACGTCTGAAGATTTAACAACAATCTCGATAGACAGTAACGATGGAGTTATCGAACAGAAAGAGGTAAACCTAAAATCTCATGAATGTAACTTTAAAGTATCTGATGATCTTTTAAGTGATACGTTTCAAGTAcaagaaatcaaagaaaagagTGGTTGGCATAAAATGACTAATCTTAGAACTGCGTTTGGAGAAATGAGTGCCTATAACTGTTTGac gTCTGTATACAAGCAGCACGAAGACTCATTGATCAAACAACTTCTTAACAAAGAAGGTCTATCTCAAATTTGGTCTGAAGTTATACTAAACATTGCACATCAAATAGTAGATCATGTCAAGCCTGATCTAAATCACAACGCCGATGATTTAGACATTCGACATTATGtacagataaaaaaatgtactgGAGGCAGCAGAGATGATTGTGAAATAGTATCAGGAGTAGTTTGTACCAAAAATGTAGCTCACCGTGGAATGAATGCAATGATTGCTCATCCAAAAATTTTGTTACTACAATGTGGATTAATGTATCAACGTGTAGAAGGCAAATTATTAAGCTTGGAACCTGTGATGATGCAG GAGAATGAATACTTGGGTCATACGGTAGCTAGAATTACTGCTCTTGGACCTGACATAGTTCTCGTTCACCGATCTGTTTCTAGATTAGCACAAGATAGACTCAGGGAATGTGGCGTTACtcttattttaaatgttaagTTGAGTGTACTAGAACGAATAGCCAGATGTACCGGTGCAAACATTGTAAAAACCGTTGATGCTCATATCAGTGCTCGTTACATGCTTGGTACATGTAAAAAGTTTTATCTACGTAATTTTCCTAACGATCGAA AAGGGATAAAAACGTTAATGTATTTTGAGGGTTGCGCAAACGCACATTTGGGATCTACCATCCTACTACGAGGTGGATCTTTACCAGAGTTGAAGAAGGTCAAAAATGTTACATCCATGATGATATTCGCTGCATATTCTTGGCGTCtggaaaaatcttttctcatGGATGAATTCGCCAGACCACCTTCTCCGAAAGACAATTCTTTTTTGGATGAAACATTATTTAAGAAGAATACTTCAGATAGTGATAATAGTGAACAATTATTGGGtaccaaaagaaaagatgacgTTGAGACTTCGCCGAATGTCGAAAATAACGAAAGCATAGATACCAAAGAGAATACAAAATTATCacaaatttatgataataggAATATTTCTAGCAATGGGCAGAGCATAGATAATACATATCCAAATAATCGCAACGCGTCAGTGAAAGATGAAGATATGGAAAATCCTAATggaaatgataatttattgaacTCGGTTGCGCTTAAGCAGATATCTTCTCTATTGAACGAAGACTGCGATCCTTACGatactttgaaattatttaaaacaaagaTCCGATCAAATAGGAATGATTCAAAAATTTTAGATCAATCTTCTAGAAACGCTGTTCGAGATGATAGCAATTTGAATGTTACTTTGAGCACCGTTGGGGATAACACAGATATGATACAAAATGATTTATCTAATTCTGGAAACAATCCGGACTTAAAATTAGAAGAACAAAGTAACGTACCAAGATGTGTAGAAGAGAAACGCATTTATGGCGAATCTATCAGTGATCATAGTGATCCACTGCatcaatatttaaacgaagatgaagaagatgtcTTTGATCAGACTAGTCCAAACGGGCAGTGCCTGAGTGTCGCTGACTTACCATTGTTAAATAAGTTTAAGAAAGCTTTGGAGGGTACAATTCTAAGCATGTCaccttatttaaaattttcggTACCCTATTTAGAGACCGAACCTGGAAGAAACTGTGTTTTAAGAACCTTCTTTCCAAGAGAAATCTTTTATTCCGAACAGTTTTTAGATAAAACAAAGGAAACAAGAACCAGTAGCGTTTCTGTGGAACATAATGTACCTGATAAACCTCTGTTAAATTTAAAACTTAAACCTAGGCATCCATTTACGGAAGCAAAATTAACAACCGATGTTGAAAGCAAAGAAGTTCAGGCACTTCTAGCACATTTCAGAGCTTGTGGAAGTCGACTGTATCCAACGAACAACGTTGTGATAGAAAAGCAACAGCAAAGCGTACAAGTAGAGACTACCGAGCCAAAATCTACCTGGCCGGACTGTTTGGATCCTGTTAACCATCAACGTTTGTCCGTACTGTTCTGTAGCTTGTCGCATACTGGCAATAATACTCCATCTTTTTGTGTATATCCCTGGACTGTTAACATGGATCTATATGGGCGGAACGATATAGCATTGGGATGTTTTCTAGAACGTTATTGCCTAACTTCAGAATACAAATGTCGTGCCAAAACTTGTCGAGCGCAAATTGCTCAACACGTAAGACGATTTGCTCACGATGGTGGCTGTGTACGGATTGGTTTAAGAGAAATGAATTCTGAACCTTTCGGTCAGGAAAATACTAATCAAATTCTTATGTGGAGCAAgtgtataaaatgtaaaagtgTTTCACCAGTCGTACCAATGTCAGACGATACTTGGTCTCTATCTTTTGCTAAATATCTTGAATTAAGATTTCATGGTAGTGCGTATACAAGAAGAGGTGCTGACAATTGTCAACATTCTCTTCATCATGATCATTATCAGTATTTCACGAGGAAAAACATGTTAGCCGTATTCAAGTACACAAAGATCTCTCAATGGGAGATTTCTTTACCACCGCccgttataaatattatttatgatccAAAACAACATGCTAATGTTATCGAAGAGATGAAAAGTTTGGCTTTAAAGGGGGACGATGTTTTTACATGCATAAGAGAAAAGTTAAGTTCCTTACAAACAGACATTGAAAGCATAAATGCTGCTAAGCAACAAATGATGAAAGATCAACAGTATTTCAAGAATAAGATAGAGGAGATACAATTGAAATTAACCTCTCCgactttagaaaataaaaaactcgAAGGGAAGATTTCAGAAAAGCAGGTACAAGCTCTTATGTATAGAATCGAAGATGGTATCGtcatattaaaaagattgatTTCCGAAGCTGTGTCTACCTGGAACACAAGGATTTTAGAAATCTcaactaaaaagaaagatgaacgaacgagaaagttCACTGAACGATCTATGACAACTGGTAGCAGTGGTATGATAGATACTGATGGATATATAACAGAGGACACTGCATCGGAATCACAATTGGAGGATCTAAGTCCAATGTCGGCTGATTATAATGCAGTGGATGCGATCGCAGTGATACAGAACGATTTGCAGAGTATAGATATAATGGAAAATTCTGATAATGAAATTCCAGAGATCAGTAATCCCGAAGATATCATCATCGTGCAGGGATCACCCAAAATGCATCAGAGATCTTATTCGGATGTTTTACCTTTGACATCGGAAGACATGcctgataaaaagaaaaagaaaaagacgatcTTGTCTCAATTATTACCTTCTATTCCAGTAACTCAACCGATAGCTAATCCATTAGGCCCATTGGAACATACTTTACTTCCACTTGG GTCTCTTGTACCAGTGGTGGTCTATGAATCAGAGTTATCTTCTATAATAGCCTATGCATTAGATTCTCATGATTACAAACATAGTCTGCAAGAATTACTTCGTGTGACGAAAGGTCCAGAATTGAATTCCAGTCCATTGTACAAACGTAAATTTTCTGAGAACAAGGAAAATTCTTCAGAATTAACACAATCAGGAGATTTCAAGAGACCGTCAGTATTATCGTTCTTAAGAGGCAACAGTCCGAATCCTGCCAGTCCAATAGAATCTGATAAGAATGTTTCGAGCGTGGATTCAACGGTACAAAACGTTAACGTTTCAACAGAAACTGACGAAGacaagaaacaaataaaacagcAGAATTACATTGAAGTTCAGTTCAACGATACAACGACAAACTTTTATTGTAGGATATACTTTGCAGCTCAATTTGCTGCTTTAAGAGAGAACGTCTTACCTTGCGGTGAAGATGGATATATTAGAAGTTTGAGCAGGACTGTCCAATGGATAGCTAGGGGTGGAAAAAGTGGAAGTGCTTTTTGTAAAAGTAGAG ACGACCGATTCATTATAAAGGAAATGTCCAAACTAgaaatgcaaatatttttaaggtTCGCACCAAATTATTTTGCTTATATGGAGAAGTGTCAACAAATGAAACAACCGACATTACTAGGAAAAATAGTTGGAGTTTATAGAGTATCTTTCAAGAATGATACGACTAACAATGGCATAAGAACGAGTGTTTTGGTAAtggagaatttattttataatcgagaGATCACTGACAAGTTCGATTTGAAAGGATCCATAAGGAATCGACTGGTAAATCCAGATGATATCGACCATGAAGGGGAATTAGTCTTGTtggatgaaaatttattgaaca TGAGCTGCGACTCACCTTTATACATCAGATCTCATTCCAAGGTTGTATTAAACAAAGCGATTAAAAGCGACACCAAATTTTTAGCAGACAATTCTGTTATGGACTATTCGCTATTGGTAGGATTGGAACCGAGTTCAGGTGAACTTGTTTTGGGTATAATag ATTATATAAGGACGTTCACGTGGGATAAAAAATTGGAAACAATGGTGAAGAAATCCGGCATATTAGGTGGCCAAGGAAAATTACCAACCATAATCTCACCAGAGGAATATAGAGCTAGATTTATAGCAGCGATGCATCGTTATTTTCTACCAGTGCCAGATAGATGGTCTGATCTAGGCAAAGGTGTTGAAACTATCTGA